A stretch of the Archangium violaceum genome encodes the following:
- a CDS encoding YecA family protein translates to MSREKPGRNDPCPCGSGKKYKACHAAEDRAREAAAAPPAPPQHPLANDLQAAMNMLGEADLTRVSETLDRLGELLTRWGPAPGLRFDAQAFDTYVSRELERLESAVERDPGQARNVLRLGTVRELGTRSFLEKLRATLLARATTAGLTSEERQALCLGALLASTPKSGRFQPEDRPVLDVVFGVQFREWGASQGQKLAAKLETLAENADLSDEAREVLRKAGEGEMGPLVKYVESAPRLAARIAQEARERSERVEAAMRQSNTPSVFAPEELVWLTSVLWEPLNALRSPDLDAQARGKAVSSFLASVRTALDSDKQFLTGLLDRLRILSKDAALDEMTRDFYTDAAVAFEAEPVRMVLAAILTSRSEPRARSAEEQVVRADLEARTRWTAEDLEPYRELLERMNLPAPAERIRRAQEWLRAHPIAM, encoded by the coding sequence ATGAGCCGCGAGAAGCCCGGACGCAACGACCCCTGCCCCTGCGGCAGCGGCAAGAAGTACAAGGCCTGCCATGCCGCCGAGGACCGGGCACGCGAGGCGGCGGCTGCTCCCCCGGCTCCTCCCCAGCACCCGCTCGCGAACGACCTGCAGGCGGCGATGAACATGCTCGGCGAGGCGGACCTGACGCGCGTCTCGGAGACGCTGGACAGGCTCGGCGAGCTGTTGACCCGATGGGGCCCCGCCCCGGGGCTGCGCTTCGATGCCCAGGCCTTCGACACCTATGTGTCCCGCGAGCTCGAGCGCCTGGAGTCCGCCGTCGAGCGCGACCCCGGCCAGGCTCGCAACGTGCTGCGGCTGGGCACGGTGCGCGAGCTGGGGACGCGCTCGTTCCTGGAGAAGCTGCGCGCCACGTTGCTCGCGCGGGCCACCACGGCCGGACTCACCTCGGAGGAAAGGCAGGCGCTGTGTCTGGGCGCGCTGCTCGCCTCCACCCCGAAGAGCGGCCGCTTCCAGCCCGAGGACCGGCCCGTGCTGGACGTGGTGTTCGGCGTGCAGTTCCGCGAGTGGGGCGCGAGCCAGGGCCAGAAGCTGGCCGCGAAGCTGGAGACGCTCGCCGAGAACGCGGACCTCTCCGACGAGGCGCGCGAGGTGCTCCGCAAGGCGGGCGAGGGCGAGATGGGGCCCCTGGTGAAGTATGTGGAGTCGGCTCCGCGGCTCGCCGCGCGCATCGCCCAGGAGGCCCGGGAGCGCTCGGAGCGCGTGGAGGCCGCGATGCGTCAGTCCAACACGCCCTCCGTCTTCGCGCCCGAGGAGCTGGTGTGGCTCACCAGTGTCCTCTGGGAGCCCTTGAACGCGTTGCGCTCGCCGGACCTGGACGCCCAGGCCCGCGGCAAGGCGGTGTCCTCCTTCCTGGCGTCCGTGCGGACCGCGCTGGACTCGGACAAGCAGTTCCTCACGGGTCTGCTGGACCGGCTGCGCATCCTGTCCAAGGACGCGGCGCTCGACGAGATGACGCGTGACTTCTACACCGACGCCGCCGTGGCCTTCGAGGCCGAGCCGGTACGCATGGTGCTCGCCGCCATCCTCACCTCGCGCAGCGAGCCCCGCGCGCGCTCGGCCGAGGAGCAGGTGGTGCGCGCGGACCTGGAGGCCAGGACGCGGTGGACCGCCGAGGACCTCGAGCCCTATCGCGAGCTGCTCGAGCGCATGAACCTCCCCGCCCCCGCCGAGCGCATCCGCCGCGCCCAGGAGTGGCTGCGCGCCCACCCCATCGCGATGTGA
- a CDS encoding OmpP1/FadL family transporter, translated as MKKTLMAVTLLAAGASQASGLAIDTQSGRATGMGSTGVASAQDASAIFYNPAGILGVNKLDAQLGDALILVNLGFTPEGGTEQTQNTVSPPPHAYFVYKFTEQLGAGIGVFTPFGANSRWPDDFVGRQIALASSVSTFDINPTLGFAPVRWLRIGAGAQIVYGMVELQRQLAFGAGIPEGSLQLTTDAWGFGFNAGVQADVLPGLLTLGATYRSRVGMNTEGDADFEGIPPGLPAPVAASLVDQPVTLDVTLPATVGLGVAFTPTQRLTLAVDANWVEWSTIQELLFEFQTAPALNEPAPKRWRDTWNFHVGGEYKATDALALRLGFIYDPSPTPEETLTPDLPDADRLNFSAGVGYAVSHFRADLGYQFVLLQDQRSTAEELPGTYSGSAHVIGLTLGYSR; from the coding sequence ATGAAGAAGACACTCATGGCAGTGACCCTGCTCGCCGCTGGCGCCAGTCAGGCGTCGGGCCTCGCCATCGACACCCAGAGTGGCCGGGCCACTGGCATGGGCTCGACGGGGGTGGCGAGCGCGCAGGACGCCTCGGCCATCTTCTACAATCCGGCGGGTATCCTGGGAGTGAACAAGCTCGACGCCCAGCTCGGGGATGCGCTCATCCTCGTGAACCTGGGCTTCACCCCCGAGGGAGGCACGGAGCAGACCCAGAACACCGTCTCCCCGCCGCCGCACGCCTATTTCGTCTACAAGTTCACCGAACAGTTGGGCGCGGGCATCGGTGTCTTCACGCCCTTCGGCGCCAACAGCCGTTGGCCGGATGATTTCGTGGGGCGGCAGATCGCCCTGGCGTCGTCGGTGAGCACCTTCGACATCAATCCCACACTGGGCTTCGCGCCCGTGAGGTGGCTGCGGATTGGCGCGGGCGCGCAGATCGTCTACGGCATGGTGGAGCTCCAGCGCCAGCTCGCCTTCGGCGCCGGCATCCCCGAGGGCTCCTTGCAGCTGACGACCGACGCGTGGGGATTTGGCTTCAACGCGGGCGTCCAGGCGGACGTGTTGCCGGGGCTGCTCACCCTCGGCGCCACCTACCGCAGCCGGGTGGGGATGAATACGGAGGGCGACGCGGACTTCGAGGGCATCCCGCCGGGCCTTCCAGCGCCGGTCGCCGCGTCGCTCGTGGATCAACCCGTCACGCTGGACGTCACCCTGCCGGCCACGGTGGGGCTGGGCGTGGCCTTCACCCCCACCCAACGGCTGACGCTGGCCGTCGACGCCAATTGGGTGGAGTGGTCCACCATCCAGGAGCTCTTGTTCGAGTTCCAGACAGCCCCCGCGCTCAACGAGCCGGCCCCCAAGCGATGGAGGGACACGTGGAACTTCCACGTGGGCGGGGAGTACAAGGCCACGGACGCCCTGGCACTGCGTCTGGGCTTCATCTACGACCCGAGCCCCACCCCCGAGGAGACGCTCACGCCGGACCTGCCGGACGCCGACCGTCTGAACTTCTCGGCGGGCGTGGGCTATGCCGTCTCCCACTTCCGGGCGGACCTGGGCTACCAGTTCGTCCTGCTCCAGGACCAGCGCAGCACCGCGGAGGAGCTGCCCGGCACCTACAGCGGCTCGGCCCATGTGATTGGTCTGACGCTGGGTTACTCGCGGTGA
- a CDS encoding LVIVD repeat-containing protein, with the protein MLSSDDADWADTGRYAACRVIGDYSSHTCGAESFELIGCDKASLASLPRDGIYTLVYRTEHEPPYINAGSFRISEDGSLDSFRGGAPTERWQEVEGFFLTRTWNPSSSVSMRSSLVGCRAEGNRLYGCHATCRNGTLTYAGTFMAEKWEPRAGEAEASGLRLASESFVEQGEPVDIYVTQGHAYVVSIPRGEEPGGLSVFDVSDKAAPVLRKRISLPTDNYWNGVWAKGNALYVASADTGVVVFDISNPAEPRQVRSFPGTGPIDVHTVFVEGERLYGMSPGPQPKTLIFDIQEPTAPRLLGEYAEPGAADNPWVVGYPHDALAFEGRLYINHWSSGYVIVDVSDPENTKRLGSYAYPYATSHANAVGKFGERLIAFEGGENWGAHLRVLDVTEPARPKRIGGYELNENVSIHNMVLKGERLYIAHYQNGVRVLDVSVPENPKEVAYYNTYRETDPNRGESFYEGAIGMRVPGDGYLYVIDTSRGLLIFPEP; encoded by the coding sequence GTGTTGTCCTCCGACGATGCGGACTGGGCGGACACCGGCCGTTACGCCGCGTGCAGGGTGATAGGGGATTACTCCTCGCATACCTGTGGGGCTGAATCCTTCGAGCTCATCGGGTGCGACAAGGCCTCACTGGCCAGCCTCCCGCGTGACGGCATCTACACGCTGGTGTATCGGACCGAGCACGAGCCGCCGTACATCAACGCGGGCTCCTTCCGCATCTCGGAGGACGGCAGCCTCGACTCCTTCCGGGGAGGAGCCCCGACGGAGCGCTGGCAGGAGGTGGAGGGCTTCTTCCTGACGCGCACGTGGAATCCGTCCTCGAGTGTGTCCATGCGCAGCTCGCTGGTGGGCTGCCGCGCCGAGGGCAACCGGCTGTACGGCTGCCATGCCACGTGCCGCAATGGCACCCTCACCTACGCGGGCACCTTCATGGCGGAGAAGTGGGAGCCGCGCGCGGGAGAGGCGGAGGCCTCGGGGTTGCGGCTCGCGTCCGAGTCGTTCGTGGAGCAGGGCGAGCCCGTGGACATCTACGTGACGCAGGGCCACGCGTACGTGGTGTCCATCCCGAGGGGAGAGGAGCCGGGAGGCCTCTCGGTGTTCGACGTGAGCGACAAGGCCGCTCCGGTGCTGAGGAAGCGGATCAGCCTGCCGACGGACAACTACTGGAACGGGGTGTGGGCGAAGGGGAACGCGCTCTACGTGGCGAGCGCGGACACGGGGGTGGTGGTCTTCGACATCTCCAATCCCGCGGAGCCGCGGCAGGTGCGCAGCTTCCCGGGGACGGGGCCGATCGACGTGCACACCGTCTTCGTGGAGGGGGAGCGGCTGTACGGCATGTCACCGGGCCCGCAGCCGAAGACGCTCATCTTCGACATCCAGGAGCCCACCGCGCCGAGGCTGCTCGGCGAGTACGCGGAGCCGGGAGCGGCCGACAACCCCTGGGTGGTGGGCTATCCACATGACGCGCTGGCCTTCGAGGGGCGGCTGTACATCAACCACTGGTCGAGCGGGTACGTCATCGTGGACGTGAGCGATCCGGAGAACACGAAGCGGCTGGGCTCGTACGCCTACCCGTACGCGACGAGTCACGCGAACGCGGTGGGGAAGTTCGGGGAGCGGCTCATCGCGTTCGAGGGAGGAGAGAACTGGGGCGCGCACCTGCGGGTGCTGGACGTGACGGAGCCGGCGCGCCCGAAGCGGATTGGCGGGTACGAGCTGAACGAGAACGTCTCCATCCACAACATGGTGTTGAAGGGCGAGCGGCTCTACATCGCGCACTACCAGAACGGGGTGAGGGTGCTGGACGTCTCGGTGCCGGAGAACCCGAAGGAGGTGGCGTACTACAACACCTACCGGGAGACGGATCCGAACCGGGGAGAGAGCTTCTACGAGGGGGCGATCGGGATGAGGGTACCGGGAGACGGCTACCTGTACGTCATCGACACCTCGAGGGGCCTGCTCATCTTCCCGGAGCCATGA
- a CDS encoding Hint domain-containing protein, with amino-acid sequence MNVSLSAASRRISRLVPALACLAMLGTGCGQQKAPSRQEADRRVLAADSLHMARLYARWQQEVQAQGKGGRKNDDGRQMPIDLSDDAQYSFVKNRLLAAGNTPENSPQLFRRLEKARKEKKTGTPPGAAAREALLTSQTSGESSEGSRCGHLLPLTDVVTSDTSVARFQASGLVTCFNGSDYSYADVTAFAANPERTRFRVLDTQSLEEYAGAVLETPPVDLGLAVGTGEELFVDSMAMAFDESTGESHLSYAAAESSIVALTARDYNILRIEHPRELVGNHFQDNPIRTCLERGYLQGYLDCDYATGSKDPVTGVFTPFAKPYTGISAVDPSASKPPMGEWVPARGHYWEPAGGYDVSHLYVAMSGEYLVSLPEHCNVDTLTSDASVILMERGGKCSAGTAPGTSVLKGSIPFKTPFADTSLPALLHVPFSGVADFGRDCLRQFQNARLMLRATMRATCTDSRGNQTSYTRSRFQDIVNVDWRNACLAEGTRVTKADGKTVPVEQVKLGDKLLANGRGVALTVTAVSRGGEHKPLVKLRDEQGGEVMVTETHPMVTAKRGVVQAAELKVGEALLTRTGTATLVGVERVPFSGQVFNFALGTPEELASVGPEARTLYANGYLVGDSHMQATLEKRRTLDTRELLTRLDGAWHEDFRLHQARHARK; translated from the coding sequence ATGAACGTGTCGTTGAGTGCAGCATCCCGGAGGATCTCGCGTCTCGTCCCTGCCCTGGCGTGTCTGGCGATGCTCGGTACTGGCTGTGGCCAGCAGAAGGCACCGTCGCGGCAGGAGGCGGATCGACGGGTGCTGGCCGCCGACTCGCTCCACATGGCCCGGCTCTACGCGCGGTGGCAGCAGGAGGTCCAGGCCCAGGGCAAGGGGGGCCGGAAGAACGATGACGGCAGGCAGATGCCCATCGACCTCTCCGACGACGCGCAGTACAGCTTCGTGAAGAACCGGCTCCTGGCCGCGGGCAACACGCCGGAGAACTCGCCGCAGCTCTTCCGCCGCCTGGAGAAGGCGCGCAAGGAGAAGAAGACCGGCACTCCCCCGGGCGCGGCGGCCCGCGAGGCCCTGCTCACCTCGCAGACCTCCGGCGAGTCCTCGGAAGGCTCCCGGTGCGGCCACCTGCTGCCGCTCACGGATGTGGTGACCTCCGACACCTCGGTGGCCCGCTTCCAGGCCTCCGGCCTCGTGACCTGCTTCAACGGCTCCGACTACTCCTATGCCGACGTGACGGCCTTCGCCGCCAATCCCGAGCGCACGCGGTTCCGCGTGCTCGACACCCAATCCCTCGAGGAGTACGCGGGCGCGGTCCTCGAGACGCCGCCGGTGGACCTCGGCCTGGCGGTTGGCACCGGGGAGGAGCTCTTCGTGGACTCGATGGCCATGGCCTTCGACGAGTCCACTGGCGAGTCGCACCTGTCCTATGCGGCGGCCGAGTCGTCCATCGTGGCGCTGACGGCCCGGGACTACAACATCTTGCGAATCGAGCACCCGCGCGAGCTGGTCGGCAATCACTTCCAGGACAACCCCATCCGCACCTGCCTCGAGCGGGGTTACCTCCAGGGCTATCTGGATTGTGATTACGCCACGGGGAGCAAGGATCCCGTGACGGGCGTCTTCACGCCCTTCGCCAAACCCTACACCGGCATCTCCGCGGTGGACCCCTCGGCGAGCAAGCCCCCCATGGGCGAGTGGGTTCCCGCCCGGGGCCACTACTGGGAGCCCGCCGGTGGCTATGACGTCTCGCACCTCTATGTCGCCATGAGCGGCGAGTACCTGGTCTCCCTGCCCGAGCACTGCAACGTCGACACCCTCACCAGCGATGCGTCCGTCATCCTGATGGAGCGGGGCGGCAAGTGCAGCGCGGGCACGGCGCCCGGCACCAGCGTGCTCAAGGGGAGCATTCCCTTCAAGACGCCCTTCGCCGACACCTCTCTCCCCGCGCTGTTGCACGTGCCCTTCAGCGGGGTGGCGGACTTCGGGAGGGACTGTCTGCGGCAATTCCAGAACGCGCGCCTCATGCTGCGCGCCACCATGAGGGCCACCTGCACCGACTCCCGTGGCAACCAGACCTCCTATACCCGCTCGCGCTTCCAGGACATCGTGAACGTCGACTGGCGCAATGCCTGCCTCGCGGAGGGCACGCGGGTGACGAAGGCGGACGGGAAGACGGTGCCGGTGGAGCAGGTGAAGCTGGGGGACAAGCTGCTGGCGAATGGACGGGGGGTGGCGCTGACGGTGACGGCGGTGTCGCGCGGTGGCGAGCACAAGCCCCTGGTGAAGCTGCGGGATGAGCAGGGGGGCGAGGTGATGGTGACCGAGACCCACCCGATGGTGACGGCGAAGCGCGGCGTGGTGCAGGCCGCGGAGCTGAAGGTGGGCGAGGCCCTGCTCACGCGCACCGGGACGGCGACGCTGGTGGGTGTGGAGCGCGTGCCCTTCTCCGGTCAGGTGTTCAACTTCGCGCTGGGCACGCCGGAGGAGCTGGCCAGCGTGGGTCCCGAGGCGCGGACGCTGTACGCCAACGGCTATCTCGTGGGTGACAGTCACATGCAGGCCACGCTGGAGAAGCGGCGCACGCTGGACACCCGCGAGCTGCTGACGCGGCTGGATGGCGCCTGGCACGAGGACTTCCGGCTGCACCAGGCCCGCCACGCGCGCAAGTAG
- a CDS encoding class I SAM-dependent methyltransferase, whose protein sequence is MTPSIISPRALRALFTTVALLSITACKHGSEAPAHTHHEHGAHHGGMPHRFEDAEEWAKRFDDPERDAWQKPDEVVKALELPPEAKVADIGAGTGYFAVRLARAVPQGRVYGVDIEPDMTRYLGERAKREGVDNLEPVLGEPADPKLPEPVDVALIVDTYHHIGDRVAYMRKLGDELRPGGRVVIIDFREDSPKGPPREHKLTAEQVRKELEAAGYEQAGAHDFLPDQYFLVFVRQAS, encoded by the coding sequence ATGACCCCGAGCATCATTTCCCCCCGAGCGCTGCGAGCCCTCTTCACCACCGTGGCGCTGCTGTCGATCACCGCCTGCAAGCACGGGAGCGAGGCGCCCGCGCACACCCACCACGAGCACGGGGCCCACCACGGAGGGATGCCGCATCGCTTCGAGGACGCGGAGGAGTGGGCGAAGCGCTTCGATGATCCGGAGCGGGACGCGTGGCAGAAGCCGGATGAGGTGGTGAAGGCGCTGGAGCTGCCGCCGGAGGCGAAGGTGGCGGACATTGGAGCGGGGACGGGCTACTTCGCGGTGAGGCTGGCGCGGGCGGTGCCGCAGGGGCGCGTGTACGGCGTGGACATCGAGCCGGACATGACGCGCTACCTGGGCGAGCGCGCGAAGCGCGAGGGCGTGGACAACCTGGAACCGGTGCTGGGCGAGCCGGCGGATCCGAAGCTGCCGGAGCCCGTGGACGTGGCGCTCATCGTGGACACGTACCACCACATTGGCGACCGGGTGGCGTACATGAGGAAGCTGGGAGACGAGCTGCGACCCGGGGGGCGGGTGGTGATCATCGACTTCCGCGAGGACTCGCCGAAGGGGCCGCCGCGGGAGCACAAGCTGACGGCGGAACAGGTGCGAAAGGAATTGGAGGCGGCGGGCTACGAGCAGGCCGGGGCGCACGACTTCCTGCCGGACCAGTACTTCCTGGTGTTCGTGCGCCAGGCCTCCTGA
- a CDS encoding CBS domain-containing protein, giving the protein MSRRIIEPQVVAMPDIILYPRDTVMRALEVMHRYGVHLLPVVDERHGEILGHVSEEELHRIWSTLPLARMSEILTARATIASEGIAGEQSSERSSRLVFIPGGQGARSNWVH; this is encoded by the coding sequence GTGTCGCGCCGGATCATCGAGCCCCAAGTCGTCGCAATGCCTGACATCATCCTCTATCCGCGGGATACGGTGATGCGAGCGCTCGAAGTGATGCACCGTTATGGCGTGCACCTGTTGCCAGTGGTGGATGAACGACACGGTGAGATCCTCGGACACGTCAGCGAGGAGGAGCTGCACCGCATCTGGTCCACGCTGCCCCTGGCCCGTATGTCTGAAATTCTGACTGCCCGCGCGACCATCGCCTCGGAAGGAATTGCCGGTGAGCAGTCCTCCGAGCGTTCCTCGCGTCTGGTCTTCATACCGGGCGGGCAGGGCGCTCGCTCGAACTGGGTGCACTAG
- a CDS encoding Hint domain-containing protein, with protein sequence MRSFAKMMWVMMLAALGVGCGQQRQAPIPEQVDKQQLAEDSRAMARSYAQWQQSPHALSRKGGANARMPIELSDEVQYRFVRNRLGAAGITARNAPRLFARLDELHRRGRPSEPGRPLAASEGRTRAADVSGTMDGAWCGHLIPLGGTGGDADHARFQGTGLTSCFGGSDYAFVDLNAFVTDESRMVFDPVGSESHEEYGGRVLETAPLSLSLPRQPGKELLADSLAVAFNEATGQEHLTYTSVTATLNMPGEAGDILVEHPRELLDESPSDQAIRSCLERGSVHGFLDCDYGAVRVLPDGGWRPFAGGATGIAAVDVEATKATASDGGTPTWIPDRSAYWEPEGKPFDPARFQVPARGKFLPHVLEECQVTSVTSKVAAILMDTGGMCEAGGTPGTTVAHGELPFRPSTTPGEYPFDGIMDFGTGNCLNNAQNVRLEIWVYAEGTCPDPFGGEPEPFRCPSKTEVERVDYKRGCLAEGTWVTRADGKAVPVEQVKVGDKLLANGKGLALTVTTVHRGGEREPLVKLRDEHGDEVRVTETHPLVTVSRGVVPAGELKVGEAVLTRAGARKLVAVERVPYEGLVYNFSLGTPGELAHGGLESRSLYANGFLVGDSQMQAELEKRKRMDAREVLSRVHGAWHEDFRLSRARHAGKPPGWPRVHPGG encoded by the coding sequence ATGAGAAGTTTCGCGAAGATGATGTGGGTGATGATGTTGGCCGCGCTCGGCGTCGGGTGCGGTCAGCAACGGCAGGCTCCGATCCCCGAGCAGGTAGACAAGCAACAGCTCGCCGAGGACTCGCGTGCCATGGCTCGTTCCTACGCGCAATGGCAGCAGTCCCCCCACGCCTTGTCGAGGAAGGGGGGCGCCAACGCGCGGATGCCGATCGAGCTCTCCGACGAGGTGCAGTACCGCTTCGTGAGGAACCGGCTGGGGGCCGCGGGCATCACCGCCCGGAATGCCCCGCGACTCTTCGCGCGCCTGGATGAGCTCCACCGCCGGGGGCGGCCGTCCGAGCCGGGGCGGCCCCTGGCTGCTTCGGAGGGGCGGACGCGGGCCGCGGACGTGTCGGGCACGATGGATGGGGCGTGGTGCGGGCACCTGATTCCGCTCGGTGGCACCGGTGGCGACGCGGACCATGCGCGCTTCCAGGGCACGGGCCTCACCTCGTGCTTCGGCGGCTCGGACTATGCCTTCGTGGACCTCAATGCCTTCGTCACGGACGAGTCGCGGATGGTCTTCGACCCGGTGGGCTCCGAGTCCCATGAGGAGTACGGCGGCAGGGTATTGGAGACGGCGCCCCTCTCCCTGTCCCTGCCCAGGCAGCCGGGCAAGGAGCTGCTCGCCGATTCGCTCGCCGTCGCCTTCAACGAGGCGACCGGCCAGGAGCACCTCACCTATACGTCGGTGACGGCCACGCTGAACATGCCGGGCGAGGCGGGGGACATCCTCGTCGAGCACCCGCGCGAGCTGCTCGACGAGTCGCCGTCGGACCAGGCCATCCGCAGCTGTCTGGAGCGCGGGAGCGTCCACGGCTTCCTGGACTGCGACTACGGCGCGGTGCGAGTCCTGCCGGATGGGGGCTGGAGGCCGTTCGCGGGCGGCGCCACGGGCATCGCCGCGGTGGATGTCGAGGCCACGAAGGCCACTGCCTCCGATGGGGGCACGCCGACGTGGATTCCGGACAGGAGCGCGTACTGGGAGCCCGAGGGGAAGCCCTTCGATCCGGCGCGCTTCCAGGTCCCCGCACGCGGGAAGTTCCTGCCCCACGTCCTCGAGGAGTGTCAGGTGACGAGCGTGACCAGCAAGGTGGCGGCCATCCTGATGGACACGGGGGGCATGTGCGAGGCGGGTGGCACGCCCGGCACCACGGTGGCCCATGGCGAGCTGCCCTTCAGGCCGTCCACCACGCCCGGCGAGTATCCCTTCGACGGCATCATGGACTTCGGCACGGGCAACTGTCTGAACAACGCGCAGAATGTCCGGTTGGAAATCTGGGTCTACGCCGAAGGGACCTGTCCGGACCCGTTTGGCGGCGAGCCCGAGCCCTTCCGCTGCCCCTCGAAGACGGAGGTGGAGCGCGTGGACTACAAGCGGGGCTGCCTGGCGGAGGGGACGTGGGTGACGCGGGCGGACGGGAAGGCCGTGCCGGTGGAGCAGGTGAAGGTCGGCGACAAGCTGCTGGCCAACGGCAAGGGATTGGCGCTGACGGTGACGACGGTGCACCGCGGCGGCGAGCGCGAGCCCCTGGTGAAGCTGCGTGACGAGCACGGGGACGAGGTGCGGGTGACGGAGACGCACCCCCTGGTGACGGTGTCGCGGGGGGTGGTGCCGGCCGGCGAGCTGAAGGTGGGCGAGGCCGTGCTCACGCGCGCCGGGGCGAGGAAGCTCGTCGCCGTGGAGCGCGTCCCCTACGAGGGGCTCGTCTACAACTTCTCGCTGGGCACTCCCGGGGAGCTGGCCCACGGGGGGCTCGAGTCGAGGTCGCTCTACGCCAATGGCTTCCTGGTGGGGGACAGCCAGATGCAGGCGGAGCTGGAGAAGCGCAAGCGGATGGACGCGCGGGAGGTGCTGTCCCGGGTGCATGGCGCCTGGCACGAGGACTTCCGCCTCTCCAGGGCCCGGCACGCGGGGAAGCCGCCTGGCTGGCCGCGTGTCCATCCCGGCGGATGA
- a CDS encoding WD40/YVTN/BNR-like repeat-containing protein, with protein sequence MKLLTSLCRGWVLLPLALHAPSALAHLGYPDTTSVTLRRGHPEDMFVGATFGAVISRDSGKSWNWLCPAGMGYGSWRPETFLWQPEGTLLAATGADLIRSRDGGCTWESHPFFKPRGLWPMSLASPASNPSRLWVSTGRAAAPNGVYRSDDGGETFTPTPLQSNTPDKNDNAVYTSVKVAPSDTRRLYVSGSTPEGLRLYRSDDEGETWDTIPQPFPEYSSPSRAYDFFVLRVSDNDPDRLWARVSWQGWTYVLESRDGGHTFRSILHPANQEHDGIDEYLMDMEVSADAKTLWAATPTRLFRLREGDTVATLLSLPDGNACAERQGDVLFVCGATRVHDWALATTMDEGDTYTTLLNLPDLKPPACPAGTPVQDLCTPLWPQFASQPDIGADPTLPGQDGGTPDPGSPDSGTPDAGPSEQPETPTAPPKKSGCSSTGGLVPAAAFFVLTTLRRSRRHNPEN encoded by the coding sequence ATGAAACTGCTGACCTCGCTCTGCCGTGGATGGGTGCTGTTGCCGCTCGCGCTGCACGCCCCCTCCGCTCTCGCGCACCTGGGATATCCCGACACCACCAGCGTCACCCTCCGTCGCGGCCACCCCGAGGACATGTTCGTCGGAGCCACCTTCGGCGCGGTCATCTCCCGCGACAGCGGGAAGAGCTGGAACTGGCTCTGCCCCGCGGGCATGGGCTACGGCAGCTGGCGCCCCGAGACCTTCCTCTGGCAGCCCGAGGGGACCCTGCTCGCGGCCACCGGCGCCGACCTCATCCGCTCGCGCGATGGCGGCTGCACCTGGGAATCGCACCCCTTCTTCAAGCCCAGGGGCCTGTGGCCGATGAGCCTGGCGTCCCCCGCGTCCAACCCCTCGCGGCTGTGGGTGTCGACGGGCCGCGCCGCCGCCCCCAACGGCGTCTACCGCAGCGACGATGGCGGCGAGACGTTCACCCCCACCCCCCTCCAGAGCAACACCCCCGACAAGAACGACAACGCCGTCTACACCTCCGTGAAGGTGGCGCCCTCGGACACGCGGCGCCTCTACGTCTCCGGCAGCACCCCCGAGGGCCTGCGCCTCTATCGCAGCGATGACGAGGGCGAGACCTGGGACACGATTCCCCAGCCCTTCCCCGAGTACTCGAGTCCCTCGCGGGCGTATGACTTCTTCGTCCTGCGGGTGTCCGACAATGATCCGGACCGCCTCTGGGCGCGAGTCTCCTGGCAGGGCTGGACGTACGTGCTGGAGAGCCGCGACGGCGGCCACACCTTCCGCTCCATCCTCCACCCGGCGAACCAGGAACACGACGGCATCGACGAGTACCTCATGGACATGGAGGTCTCCGCGGATGCGAAGACCCTCTGGGCCGCCACCCCCACGCGCCTCTTCCGCCTGCGCGAGGGAGACACCGTCGCCACCCTCCTGTCGCTTCCCGACGGCAACGCCTGCGCGGAGCGCCAGGGCGACGTCCTCTTCGTCTGCGGCGCCACCCGGGTGCACGACTGGGCCCTGGCCACCACCATGGACGAGGGCGACACGTACACGACCCTCCTCAACCTGCCCGACCTCAAGCCCCCCGCGTGCCCCGCTGGCACCCCGGTGCAGGACCTCTGCACTCCCCTCTGGCCCCAGTTCGCGTCCCAGCCCGACATCGGCGCCGATCCCACCCTGCCGGGACAGGATGGCGGGACTCCGGACCCGGGCTCGCCGGATTCGGGCACCCCGGACGCCGGCCCGTCCGAGCAACCCGAGACGCCCACGGCTCCCCCCAAGAAGTCCGGGTGCTCGTCCACAGGAGGACTCGTGCCCGCGGCCGCCTTCTTCGTTCTCACCACCCTCCGCCGCTCACGGCGGCACAACCCGGAGAACTGA